The genomic window GGCGTGTCACCTAGCTTTTCTTATGCACAATGAAAACGACTCGTGATTGTCTCGCTCGTGTCAACGACCTTTGGTTTCTACTTCGGCGTTGCGGCAGGTCACGTAGTATGCCTCAACAATGACTTTCTCGGAGTTCGTTTTTAGTCGCTAATACGCAAAGCTGACAATATCTCTGGAGTAACCGAGTCGCTTGTGGAATGGAATGCGTCCTTGCCACGTTAGACTAACGGGACCAACTTTTTAACAGCGGTGATAAATAACATGAGAATTTTGTACCGCCTCACCTTCAACGACCTCGTCGACGGCTTGTCTCACTTCCTCGGGTACCGAATCGGTCAAGGCGCGTGCGGAGTTACTGACCTCCTCGATCATCGGCGAGAAGTTGATCTGCAATAATTAAGCATCGCAGGGAATTACAACAAGTTCGTTTTTGTTAGATTCTTATTCACCTTCTTCCTTTCACTTTTGCGAGTATACTATGAGCAACGGTTGAATCGTCGACTCAATTAACTTGACCACGCACTGAAGcgagagaaaatatttttttacttttttgatAACGTCATTACAACTATGAAATCGTTTATGCAACAGTGAAATTCACTCAATACATCAAGATCCAGGCGTCTCTCATCGTCGGCCAATGCAATTGCCAAAATCTTACTGAATAATTGCATTGTGTTACAGAAAATGCGTATTGGTTATCTATCCTGGCTTGGCTGATAATAGCTAACGATAAGTAGCGGGACTCTCACCTGAAGGCTGCGACCACTAACGAAGCCGCTGATTTTATCAGTTACGAAATTCTCTAGGGAATTTTGACGCTCGGCGACGGTGCTCTTCGTGACTTCGATCTCCTGATCGTAGACAACATCCTCGCCGGTTTTCGCGCCGCGGGAATCCTGGGACTTGACAAGGCTCACACCGCGCACAATTTCGAACTTATCCTGGCCGAAGAACTCCTTTGCCCGACGATAGAGGCTTTTCTGCACGCATGATATGCTGTCCTGCTGCAGGCAGTCGTCGAGGGTCTGGGCGGAGGCAACCGCTGCGACGAGCAAAACGGCgagtaatttcattttcgttatCGAAACAACGGTACAGTCACGACCGCAGTGTGCGTCTCTTCTTTTCGCGTTGTTTTTCTATCGAACCTGTCACGGTAGGAAGTGAATTTTAGTGTGGTCCATTGGTCAGGCTCTTTAGCTTATATTTGGCGGGTCCCCACCTGAAGTGACGCTCCcacctttttttctatttacctCGTGTGTCATCCGCGTTACCGTGCAGATCCAGAGGCACGAGCCAACCACGCCACACGAGGGAGGCGAGGCCGCCAATCGAAGCAGGGTCTTGCGGAAGGGGGCACAAGGCGTGCCGCTCACGTAATGTCCCGACGGGCCCCGACATCGTTTGTGAGTTTACCGTGTCGAGCATAGTGTCGATCTAAACCTGTTAGAAAACTACACTTCATATTTACGAGGCTCAACGTGAATTAATTGTCGGGGATATTGGACTGCTCGAAGTTGAACCTTAGATACACCGATGGAGGAATCGTAACACTTAGCAGGCAGGACAGGCAGGACAGGCCAACCCAGAGTATGACCATCGAGGCGTGTTTTGCCTACGTGCGCTGATTTATGCTAGAATTGTCCTACCTGAGTATCGCATTTCTTCTTCCGGTGCCCGGGAACTATTCATTTCCAAGTACGTTGCTTTTCCAGTCTACTATCTTATCACATTCTCGTCAAAGGAGACGTCCGCTTTTTCTCCACGAATCGGCTTAGCGCCTTTCAAATCTTCCTATCTAGCAAACAGTGTGCATCGCAACACCGAGAACACTGTGTTGACAGAAACTTTCTATCACTTTAGGATTCCGAATGAATTGAATGTAGTTTAATCGAAAAGTGCTATTCCGGTATTATGGTGTACAAATTCTGACAAGATTCTAAATTACTTTGCTTCATTCTTGGTATTGCAAAGGTGAAACCAGTGAAGAGCTACGTAGTCCATTATTCTTTGACAGCAGAGAATTGTCCGAAAGTTTAACGCACAATAAGTGAGTAGCtgcgaatatttattttcctcaatATTTCGTTTCCAATATCCATGACAATTTTAAACTATTGTAGAACGTCGAGCTCACTCTTCTCAATCGTCAGGTCCCTAACCAAGTCAAGATGCCGTATGTCTGATTACGAAAGTTGTTTATCATTATTGCAACTATGCTGTACCGAAACCCGTTCAAATTATATATGTTTCACGTTATTTAGATCCGGGCTTCTCACAATTATCAGACTAAATAACTTCCTCGAACACCCAATCCCCCACGGAAAAAACCTGCAACTttggtgtaaattcgtacctcCTACTCATAGATAATGCTAGTGCTAAATTCCCATAACAAAAAAGTtgagggtacgaatttacacccaagttAAGGGGTTTTTCGCAAGAGATAAGCCGCGAAGAGTAGCGATAATATATTGAATAAAGTTATTGTAGAACAGGAGACAGAACCTTAATAAAATACGATTCTTTTATTCCTAAGGGTCCACGAGGTCCATAATTTTCCACCTTAACCGATCTGAAATCTAAAACCATCACACCGTTTCAGATTCTAGCGAAATGCCGATGATTATCGATCAGATCGTCGAAGCATACCAAAGGTAAAGTGTACCATGATGCGCGCACCGATTTTTAGGATACGGTGACATTCTATGTCAGTAGGGCAGAGTGTACCAACAGAAGGTGAAAAAGTTGCTCATCACACGCGTCGCCGTCTCACGCACAATATTTCCAAGAATTTGTTCCGAAGTTAAGTCATGGGAGTGATATGCGAACAGAGAATCCAGCGTCGGATCCAAATGCAAAATTCCACGCAGCGGGATTATTGCCGATTTcttcttccccccccccccccccccgtctcAAGCATCCGTCATTTCCATCATCAAGGTCCAATCTACGCTGCTGCACGTTTGgcatgaatgaaagaaaactaGTATCAAGCTCGTACATCCCGGATACGACCTTCATTGCCCGTGACCACTTTCTATTCGAAGTGCCCCACTCGATTCACtgtatcattttcatttcgtttctttcgGTTGAGTACCGGCTGTACGAGGCCTTGCCCTCGCCGTTCTTTCGCCAGTCGGTCTACACTGCACGTGAGCTCAATTTGAGTCCCTGCGATCCCTCTTACGATCAGCTTGGCTGCAGCACGGATATCAGTCATTGTTTACGACAGGTTTCACTTcctcattttttatcatcattttcatcatttcagGTTTTATTTTATGCCTTGCCGCACCCCTCTGAGTTCACCAAAACGTCGCACGCCTCGGATTGAGTAAAAGTAAACTCATTTTGCACTGGCCAACCGATCTTAAGAGTCAGATCTTGACATTTCCAGAATTTGGTTCTAGCCATTAATACGTGCGTAAGGAAGATGGAGGTGATCGGTAATAAACTTATTCGACGCTATCCCCTGTAGACGATTATACTTTCATTAAGCACATGATCGAATCAACGACTGAATAAAGTTCGTAATTCGCTCACGAGTTGACATGAATCTATCAGAACGATGATTTTATTCTTCCAATTATCTGATAGTCAACTAAATGTCTCAACTGAAATACTTATTACGGTGGGAATAGTAATTATATGCAATAATAGCTGTGCCAGAGACAGGATATGCGCAGATCCTTTATCTGTTTTACTTTTGGCACCTACGCTCTGTCGGATAGCTTGTAAATCAATATGAAGAATCATTCTCGCGAGCCAATTATTCGCACCTGGCTCCAGGTGCTCTATTCCGAGTTGTACGGGTAGTATACCACAATGTCGTAGAGCTGCGACTTATGCAACTTAATAGCCAATTTGGCGAAGACAAAtgttttatacaattttcagAGTTTATAACAATGCACGTGCGGAAATTACctagattttaattttctgccTTTGtctaaagtgaaaaaatgtttataatgAGTCCTTTTTTACTAAAATATATACACTCGATGATGCATGCTTAATTAGCTTTCACTTCCATTGGTAcgatataataattgaaagtGTGTTTGCTTGTGTGTCATATCCCATGCGCAtaagaaataacaaatgaaaagaatGGCTCATGGGAGCTATTTTCGCGaagtttaaatttgaaaaatttatttcaaagttaATATTTATGCTGTGAAGAATTTCGCAATACTGTGGATATTAAGAAGTGTTCAAAAATGCGTCGTGGTATGTTTCTATCTGGAAGCATATAAACATATGCATCCAAACAGAAGTTACCATTGGCTGAAAAGGATTACCAACGGTCACGTTCGCCAACAGTTGTACTAATTATCATCAAGTTTCCTgtgaattgattaatttttttatttgaaattgatatttattcgATATTCTGCATAATATCatgttttttatatttttgatgaGTAACAGGCTGTCCGAAATGAAGAGCTTGACAaagtattattgaaaaatacaattccCC from Neodiprion lecontei isolate iyNeoLeco1 chromosome 1, iyNeoLeco1.1, whole genome shotgun sequence includes these protein-coding regions:
- the Osi6 gene encoding DEAD-box ATP-dependent RNA helicase 52A gives rise to the protein MKLLAVLLVAAVASAQTLDDCLQQDSISCVQKSLYRRAKEFFGQDKFEIVRGVSLVKSQDSRGAKTGEDVVYDQEIEVTKSTVAERQNSLENFVTDKISGFVSGRSLQINFSPMIEEVSNSARALTDSVPEEVRQAVDEVVEGRGKKKILKSILPLLLAAKLKIGALATLAYFGIALLAKKAIIASLISIAISAFIGFKALMSQGHDHHSSATAYNSGGWSSGGGGGWSSGGGGGGGWSSGGSPGGWSSSGGSGGWEDRQAAQSQAYSGYQH